The genomic window ACCGGGGATCTGCATCAACTGCAGGTAGTCGACCATGATCATGCCGATCTCGCCGTGCTCGCGGGCCAGGCGGCGCGTGCGCGCGCGCATTTCCGACGGGGAGATGCCCGCGGTATCGTCGATGAACAGCTTGCGGTCGCTGAGCAGGTTCACCGCCGAGGTCAGGCGCGGCCAATCCTCGTCGTCCAGCTTGCCGGTCCGCACCTTGGTCTGGTCGATGCGACCGAGCGAGGCGAGCATACGCATCACGATGGAGTCGGAGGGCATTTCCAGGGAGTACACCAGGATCGCCTTGTCGCTGCGCATCAGGGCGTTCTCCACCAGGTTCATGGCGAAGGTGGTCTTACCCATGGACGGTCGGCCGGCGACGATGATCAGGTCCGACGGCTGCAGGCCGCTGGTCTTCTCGTCGAGATCGGTGAAGCCGGTGGTGACACCGGTCAGCGCATCGGAGGTGTTGAACAGGTGGTCGATGCGGTCGATGGTCTTGACCAGGATATCGCCGATGCCCACCGGACCGCCGGTCTTGGGCCGCGCTTCGGCGATCTCGAAGATCTTGCGCTCGGCTTCGTCGAGCACTTCGTTGGCGCTGCGTCCCTCGGGGTTGAAGGCGCTGTCGGCGATGTCGCTGCTGATGCCGATCAGCTGCCGCAGCGTGGCGCGCTCGCGGATGATGCCCGCATAGGCCTTGATGTTCGCCACCGAGGGCGTGTTCTTCGCCAGCTCCGCGAGATACGCAAGACCGCCCACCTGGGACAGTTGCCCTTCGCGCTCGAGCTGTTCGGAAAGGGTCACCACGTCGATCGGCTGGTTGGCTTCGGCGAGCTTGTAGACGGCGCGGAAGATCAGGCGATGGTCATGACGATAGAAGTCGCCATCGGACACGGCGTCGGAGACGCGTTCCCAGGCGTTGTTGTCGAGCATCAGACCACCCAGCACCGCCTGTTCGGCTTCGATCGAGTGCGGCGGCACCTTGAGGGAAGCAGTCTGCAGGTCGTATTGCTCGGGGATGGTGATGTCGTTCATGGGCTCTACGTGTTGAATGAAACGGCGGAAAAAACAAAGGGCACGGACCGAGGATCGGCACCGTGCCCATTGTTATTGGACTGATTCACCCAGGCAAGCCGTGTGAATCGTCCTAGCGACGGATCGCTTACTCGGCGACTACAACCACGTGCAGGGTTGCATCAACATCCATGTGCAGTTGCACTTCGATGTTGTATTCGCCTACAGCGCGCAGGGCGCCGTCGGGCAGGCGAACTTCGCTCTTTTCCAGCGGGTAACCGGCAGCCGAAACGGCGTCGGCGATGTCGCGGGTGCCGATCGAACCGAACAGTTTGCCTTCGTCGCCAGCGTGGGCGCCGATGGTCACGATCAGTTCGGACAGCTGGGCAGCACGAGCTTCGGCAGCGGCTTTTTTCTCAGCAGCGGCTTTTTCCAGCTCTGCGCGGCGCTCTTCGAAAGCAGCGACGTTGGCAGCGGTGGCAGCGGTGGCTTTGCCCTGCGGCAGCAGGTAGTTACGGGCGTAACCGCCCTTTACGTTCAGCTTGTCGCCCAGGTTGCCCAGTTTGGCGATCTTTTCCAGCAGGATGACTTCCATTTGAGTCTTACCTCTTAACTTTTAACCTTCACCGTTCGCAGCGTTCTGGCGCTTGGCCAGGCGACCGCGAAAATCAAACAGACTGTCGACCACGGCGACGAGACAGATCACATTGCCCAGTACGAATACCAGCAGGTACAGCGGTGCCAGCCAGAAGCCCGGAAGCCTCTTCAGCGCGGCCAGGCCGTGCCCCAGTGCGATCCCGGCGAACAGCAGCGGGATCATGCACAGCGGCGCCAGCATGGTGGCCGCGGGCCCTGCGAAGGGCAGTGCCACAACGCCGACCAGCAGCGCTACAGCCGTGCCCGGCGACAGGCGCAGTGCGCGGAACTCGCGGCCAAACCCTTCCGGGTTGAACAGTACTGCTTGCCAATAACGCGCCAGCATCAGGCACAACAGGCTGATCGTCTGCAGCGAGGCTGCCATCAGGCCGGTGATGGTCGGAACCATCTCCGCCTGCAGGGCGGCCATCTGTTCCGGCGAAAGCTTGGCTTCGGCCAGAACCTGCGGCAGTGCCTTGCCGAATGCATCGGCAAGACCCGCGACCAACCCGGCCGACACCGTGCTGAGCAGCAGCACGAACACCGCACCGAGCACAACGCTCGCCAGCATCACCTGGTTCCAGGACACCTTGCTGCGCAGAACCTGCGCCAGCACCGCGCTACCCACCAGAACCAGACTCACGCTGGGGTCACCCAGGTACCACCAGGCCAGTGCCGGAAGCAGCGCCCAGGCCAGGATGCCAAAGGCATCGCCGGCGCCACGGCGCAACAGCACCAGACTGCCTGCTGCGGCACCGAGCCAGAACAACGGCTGCAGTACCGCGGCTGCGACGACCACCAGGGTCGCCTGCATGCGGCCTCGCATGACAAATTCAGCCAATGCGCGCATGCGATCTATCCATCAATTCCGGTCGACTGCCCGATCAACGGCCGTGGCTGTCGGTGTAGGGAAGCAGGGCCAGGTAGCGGGCGCGCTTGATAGCGGTCGCCAGCTGACGCTGGTACTTGGCCTTGGTGCCGGTGATACGGCTCGGAACGATCTTGCCGGTTTCGGAAACGTAGGCTTTCAGGGTGTTCAGATCTTTGTAATCGATCTCTTTCACGCCTTCAGCGGTGAAACGGCAGAACTTACGACGACGGAAGAAACGTGCCATGTGTGTGGCTCCTCAATACTGGTCCGGGATTACTCGTCAGCGCTGTCGCGGCTATCTTCGCCGTCAGCGGACTCGCCCTCGTTCGATTCGGGACGCTCACGGCGCTCGCGGCGCTCGTTGCGGCTCTCTTCGGCCTTCAGCATTTCGGACTGGCCGGTGAC from Pseudomonas sp. GCEP-101 includes these protein-coding regions:
- the dnaB gene encoding replicative DNA helicase: MNDITIPEQYDLQTASLKVPPHSIEAEQAVLGGLMLDNNAWERVSDAVSDGDFYRHDHRLIFRAVYKLAEANQPIDVVTLSEQLEREGQLSQVGGLAYLAELAKNTPSVANIKAYAGIIRERATLRQLIGISSDIADSAFNPEGRSANEVLDEAERKIFEIAEARPKTGGPVGIGDILVKTIDRIDHLFNTSDALTGVTTGFTDLDEKTSGLQPSDLIIVAGRPSMGKTTFAMNLVENALMRSDKAILVYSLEMPSDSIVMRMLASLGRIDQTKVRTGKLDDEDWPRLTSAVNLLSDRKLFIDDTAGISPSEMRARTRRLAREHGEIGMIMVDYLQLMQIPGSAGDNRTNEISEISRSLKALAKEFNCPVVALSQLNRSLEQRPNKRPVNSDLRESGAIEQDADVIMFVYRDEVYHPETEFKGVAEIIIGKQRNGPIGTVRVAFLGRYSRFENLAPGMYNFEDE
- the rplI gene encoding 50S ribosomal protein L9: MEVILLEKIAKLGNLGDKLNVKGGYARNYLLPQGKATAATAANVAAFEERRAELEKAAAEKKAAAEARAAQLSELIVTIGAHAGDEGKLFGSIGTRDIADAVSAAGYPLEKSEVRLPDGALRAVGEYNIEVQLHMDVDATLHVVVVAE
- the rpsR gene encoding 30S ribosomal protein S18; translation: MARFFRRRKFCRFTAEGVKEIDYKDLNTLKAYVSETGKIVPSRITGTKAKYQRQLATAIKRARYLALLPYTDSHGR